A single window of Methylacidimicrobium sp. AP8 DNA harbors:
- a CDS encoding J domain-containing protein has product MDQRAARKSWEERYRVVLQRLGRVRERIRTFLSEERGRFRSWIGRRFPGLAREIEQAERNLHALRQLVFEVESLSWLKGHGLAFAYRKILEKHSAGRSARKAEPMRDPREESPDPGLRDAGQAEERRRRLKKAYRTLARRLHPDLNSDGDGRRIERWRAVQLAYQSGDLALLEAFCLEDDHTFIQDEPLSRLAERVSQERKTLARYLRKLRSYRKDPAWGCRKGSWESTVGPKVEGWLRARLAEMRKETRELKNRIRQWQQESERMFARGVKP; this is encoded by the coding sequence GTGGATCAGCGAGCGGCCCGCAAAAGCTGGGAGGAACGCTACCGGGTCGTCCTTCAGCGGCTCGGGCGGGTGCGCGAAAGAATCCGCACGTTTCTTTCCGAGGAGCGGGGTCGGTTCCGCTCCTGGATAGGAAGGCGCTTCCCCGGGCTGGCTCGGGAAATCGAGCAGGCGGAACGGAACCTGCACGCTCTGCGGCAACTCGTCTTCGAAGTCGAGTCATTAAGCTGGCTTAAAGGACATGGACTCGCCTTTGCCTACCGCAAGATTTTGGAGAAGCACTCCGCCGGGCGATCGGCGCGGAAGGCCGAGCCCATGAGGGATCCGCGGGAGGAGTCCCCCGACCCGGGCCTCCGGGATGCGGGGCAGGCCGAGGAAAGGAGGCGGCGGCTGAAAAAAGCCTATCGAACCCTGGCCAGAAGGCTCCATCCGGACCTCAACAGCGACGGAGACGGGAGACGCATCGAGCGGTGGAGAGCCGTCCAGCTCGCCTATCAGTCGGGCGATTTGGCGCTCTTGGAGGCCTTTTGCCTGGAAGACGACCACACCTTCATCCAAGACGAACCCCTTTCCCGGCTGGCGGAACGGGTGTCCCAGGAGCGGAAGACGCTGGCCCGGTACCTGCGCAAGCTCCGGAGCTATCGAAAGGATCCGGCGTGGGGCTGTCGGAAAGGTAGCTGGGAATCGACCGTAGGCCCGAAGGTGGAGGGCTGGCTGCGGGCGCGCTTGGCCGAGATGAGAAAGGAGACGCGCGAACTCAAGAACCGCATCCGGCAATGGCAGCAGGAGTCAGAGCGGATGTTCGCCCGCGGAGTCAAGCCGTGA